The DNA sequence TCACcactgttttttatttccatcgtgGAAATCGTATTGAAAATTGGTGTAGCGCTTAAAAACGGCCAAGCAAAAATGTTGACACAGAACCACAGAACACACGCGCTGTCAATGTTTTTGCCAGTATGAACTTTTGGCGCTTTTCCGATTTACCTCAATCTAACTTACCAATACCACCAATCCACCCGTACCGATTTAGTAAACTTGCTGGTATGTGTGCCATTTGCGCACCTACACATACGCAATTGCACTAGTAGCATAGGAGCTAGTTGTGCTAGGTGCTGCACAGAATGAATGAGTTTCTTTGTTTCATGCTGCTGTCGTTCTAGTATCCTACTAGTGCAATTGCGTATGTGTAGGTGCGCAAATGGCACACATACCAGCAAGTTTACTAAATCGGTACGGGTGGATTGGTGGTATTGGTAAGTTAGATTGAGGTAAATCGGAAAAGCGCCAAAAGTTCATACTGGCAAAAACATTGACAGCGCGTGTGTTCTGTGGTTCTGTGTCAACATTTTTGCTTGGCCGTTTTTAAGCGCTACACCAATTTTCAATACGATTTCcacgatggaaataaaaaacagtgGTGAACTAAGTGCGCTGTTTGAGGATCCACTGCGAGGGATCGAGTGGCTGCAGGGCAAGGGGCTCCTGAAGCGCGAGCAATCGTGCCCGAAGTGCAGTGGAGCCATGAAGCTAAAAAAAGTGACCGCCGGTGACCGGGTGAAGTGGCTGTGCCGCCGTAAGGCGTGTGCGGCTACCTGCAGTATCCGGACTGCATCGATATTTTACGACGCGAAAAGTAGCTTGGCTACTTTGACGCGTTTGTTTTACGAGTGGGCGGCAAAGTCCCCCGTGAGTCGCGCGATGAGCGAGACCGGGCTGAGCCGCTGCGCGGTCCTGGAGTGGTTCAGGCTGCTCCGCGATTTCTTGTTCGATTTTGAGTTTGATCGAACATCACGACAAATCGGCGGAGCAGGGATGACCGTCGAGGTAGACGAGACGAAGGTCGTCCGCCGCAAATATAACATCGGCCGGATCAGCAGCGCCAACAAGGAGTGGTTGGTTGGCGGTATTTGCCGGGAAACCGGCGAGATTTTCTTGGAGCGTGTGGAGGCCCGGACCCAGGCTGTGCTCCACGAGCTGATCCAACGGCACGTGGCACCTGGAACGCGGATCCTTTCCGACTGCTGGGCGGGTTACAACGGACTCACCGGGTTGGGATACGATCACGCCACCGTCAACCATTCATACAATTTCGTGGATCCGCTCCAGGGTGATGTACACACCCAACGAATTGAGAATGTGTGGCGGTGGCTGAAACACTTCCTAAAGCAGAAGGGCACCAACATTCAAGGATCGTTGGAGGGCTACTTTGCGGAGTACATGTTCCGCAAAGAGCACGAGAACGATGTATTTGGGGCCCTTCTTGCAGTCATTGCACGGGAAACGTGTTGATCATCCAGTAAGTATCAAAATTGTTCTGAGCAATGAGGTTTatcaaatgttaatttttgtgttCAACAAACTATTCAGGATTGGATCGCATTCTAGTCGGCTGACGTCTGCCTACGTACCCACCAGCATCCACACGAACAGCAGGACAATCACCATCATCCGGTAAGTAGCAGCATATTAATCAACAGTTCAATTCTAatatttctttcgtttctatTCAGGCACGGATCATATCCGCGATCGGTTGATGTAACCCCCCCGGTTAATCAGTTTGCACACTAACAGCAAACCAACATAACTAGCATAACACGGTAAGTATATTGCTTCCGTCTCTATTCAGGAACGGATTATATGCTAGTCGGTTGACGCCAGCCCTGCTTAAGCAAAATGGCTCAAGGAGTTGGGTTTTAGGGCGGTCCCGCAACTCTTAAAGTTGTGAATCCCCCACTACGTGTCCGCAATCCGTTACACGTGTCAGCCTTTGGAAGGTTTCCCCtccttgtaaaaaaaaaaaaaaaaaaaaaaaaaaaacacttgctaTTACACTAACCTACTCACAACACTATTTCGTTAACAACTcattaacaaacaatttttttattgaagctCTGAATGTTGACGTGCCCGTTCTTCACGAGTGTTAACATGTAAGATGCCACCAGTTACAAAAGTCCAATAACAAAAAGCACACTTTCTCTTATGCATCGTTGCATCAATGTCACAACAAGCATTTATATCGGTGAACATCTGAGCCGCTACGTAAGCAGACTCCCTCATCCACAAACGCATCGGATCATCCTGCTAGCGCATCGAAGGCACTTGATTGAGCAATTGAGCTGCACCATTTCTGCCAAGcagttgaaacaattttatctCGAGTTCATAACAATCCTTCCCCTGTAAACCTTCATCAC is a window from the Anopheles moucheti unplaced genomic scaffold, idAnoMoucSN_F20_07 scaffold_24_ctg1, whole genome shotgun sequence genome containing:
- the LOC128309177 gene encoding uncharacterized protein LOC128309177 encodes the protein MEIKNSGELSALFEDPLRGIEWLQGKGLLKREQSCPKCSGAMKLKKVTAGDRVKWLCRRKACAATCSIRTASIFYDAKSSLATLTRLFYEWAAKSPVSRAMSETGLSRCAVLEWFRLLRDFLFDFEFDRTSRQIGGAGMTVEVDETKVVRRKYNIGRISSANKEWLVGGICRETGEIFLERVEARTQAVLHELIQRHVAPGTRILSDCWAGYNGLTGLGYDHATVNHSYNFVDPLQGDVHTQRIENVWRWLKHFLKQKGTNIQGSLEGYFAEYMFRKEHENDSADVCLRTHQHPHEQQDNHHHPARIISAIG